In one window of Hevea brasiliensis isolate MT/VB/25A 57/8 chromosome 10, ASM3005281v1, whole genome shotgun sequence DNA:
- the LOC110643669 gene encoding uncharacterized protein LOC110643669: MADISEPRNPAEPSSEISESPETPPQVPAPDFDPKTMRTTKPGLKRLFLAVSVLLSFLLGFPFLWKSVEIYRSPLPFEDMDMLSKEIESNPLQFPCQFQAVFIDSNPQSSFSVLNPHRMHQSILAQMTKLTPQTPQCGTCFSNFNLSVTVDFIGRDCTQSLSGNPSCLYKCGTISAVGFDFGDEEGVDDVLESVLGDRCSGFGGKVYSVLVVNRDDVKGVRTVVGKYRHSWIVGRNLEAEAMVERVAEIFVKVFANGGREEGLIPGEFMPVGADGRVVLSFNLLNANPRDWIYDWDFQTIDETLLAPVIEALGPIANISVESQVLYHTPKSSFSSWDEKLGSYIFSVNDLPFFVNSNEWHLDTSIAAGGRSKILQFVVFVPSAKECPLLLQLPNGQISATNGFISPMWGGIMVWNPSTCLKVSEDKLPRRHMISTQDLNKVFEVFMGQFRQLFGLKSESIYVGAYGEYNLLTSERGFTEWELDVLSRQHTCFNVHSSATTLGSLSRLVQSLPRMIIMDEIGKQVKFSLESAKLAQINSTIGFYDASAVSSRQARSLAEDAFFHPSIMSVSYYSFEHCFAVYSPFFLPVAMHVLLAALREWRRYKQENAKYLLWKAKVKVVP, encoded by the exons ATGGCTGACATCTCAGAACCTCGTAATCCCGCCGAACCCTCATCTGAAATTTCGGAATCCCCCGAAACGCCACCGCAAGTTCCCGCACCGGATTTCGACCCTAAAACCATGCGTACCACAAAACCCGGATTGAAACGCCTCTTCCTCGCCGTCTCAGTCCTTCTCTCCTTCCTTCTAG gTTTCCCGTTCTTGTGGAAATCAGTGGAAATCTACCGCTCACCGCTCCCATTTGAAGACATGGATATGCTTTCCAAGGAAATTGAATCGAATCCCTTGCAATTCCCATGCCAGTTCCAAGCCGTTTTCATCGATTCCAATCCTCAATCTTCTTTCTCTGTTCTCAATCCACATCGCATGCACCAGTCAATCCTTGCACAAATGACCAAACTGACCCCACAAACCCCTCAATGTGGTACTTGCTTTAGTAATTTCAATCTCTCTGTCACTGTAGACTTTATTGGTAGGGATTGCACCCAATCTCTCTCTGGTAATCCATCTTGCTTGTATAAATGTGGTACAATTTCTGCTGTTGGTTTTGATTTTGGTGATGAAGAGGGTGTTGATGATGTTTTGGAGTCTGTGTTGGGAGATCGTTGTTCGGGTTTTGGCGGGAAAGTGTATAGCGTGCTGGTGGTGAATCGGGATGATGTTAAGGGGGTAAGGACGGTGGTAGGGAAGTATCGGCATTCATGGATTGTGGGGAGGAACTTGGAAGCTGAGGCAATGGTGGAGAGAGTGGCAGAGATATTTGTGAAGGTGTTTGCCAATGGAGGCAGGGAGGAAGGATTGATTCCTGGGGAGTTTATGCCCGTAGGTGCTGATGGAAGGGTTGTTCTATCCTTTAATTTGCTCAATGCAAATCCACGTGATTGGATTTATGATTG GGATTTTCAGACAATAGATGAGACTTTGTTGGCCCCTGTGATTGAAGCATTAGGACCTATAGCCAACATAAGTGTGGAAAGCCAG GTTCTGTACCATACACCAAAGTCCTCATTTTCTTCCTGGGATGAAAAGTTGGGCAGCTATATCTTTAGTGTGAACGATCTTCCTTTCTTT GTGAACTCAAATGAGTGGCACTTAGATACTTCTATTGCAGCTGGTGGGCGATCAAAGATATTGCAATTTGTGGT gtttgtgCCATCTGCAAAGGAATGCCCTCTTCTTCTACAGCTTCCAAATGGACAGATTTCTGCAACAAATGGTTTTATCTCTCCA ATGTGGGGAGGTATTATGGTGTGGAATCCATCAACCTGTTTAAAAGTTTCAGAAGATAAGCTTCCCAGGAGGCATATGATATCCACACAG GATCTTAACAAGGTTTTTGAAGTTTTCATGGGTCAGTTCCGGCAACTTTTTGGTCTTAAATCTGAGAGTATTTATGTTGGTGCATATGGTGAATACAATCTATTAACTAGTGAAAGAGGCTTCACAGAATG GGAATTGGATGTCTTGTCAAGGCAGCATACTTGTTTTAATGTTCATTCAAGTGCCACAACCCTTGGATCTTTGTCTAGATTG GTTCAATCATTACCAAGGATGATTATCATGGATGAGATAGGAAAGCAG GTGAAGTTCTCTCTGGAATCAGCAAAATTGGCTCAAATTAATTCCACTATTGGATTTTATGATGCTTCAGCTG TGTCCTCAAGGCAGGCAAGATCTTTGGCAGAAGATGCCTTTTTCCACCCATCCATTATGTCTGTCAGCTACTACTCGTTTGAGCATTGTTTTGCAGTATACTCG CCCTTCTTCCTGCCTGTTGCAATGCATGTTCTCCTTGCGGCTTTAAGAGAATGGAGAAGATACAAGCAAGAAAATGCCAAGTACTTACTGTGGAAGGCTAAAGTAAAGGTGGTGCCTTAG
- the LOC110643673 gene encoding uncharacterized protein LOC110643673 has protein sequence MYADRVEAAGKRSVKERLNGNSTEDFTRRWQITGKRQREDDKWEHDLYEEDEPRSSNRKVSSQDLRLKLQKKTLPQSSQIGKGSGMRDLREKLSGTMNSQPVNADPPRRKLEAAKLARRSVAVEASEPEIKKVARVAPRKMSQQKAYTSIEGFLQSIGLEKYLITFQAEEVDMTALVHMNDEDLKAIGIPMGPRKKIILALESRG, from the exons ATGTATGCTGATCGTGTGGAGGCTGCAGGGAAGAGGTCGGTGAAGGAGCGTCTTAATGGTAATTCTACCGAAGATTTTACTCGCCGGTGGCAAATTACTGGAAAAAG GCAGAGGGAAGATGATAAGTGGGAACATGATCTCTATGAGGAGGATGAACCACGCTCTTCAA ATCGCAAAGTCAGTAGTCAAGATCTTCGACTGAAGCTTCAAAAGAAGACTCTTCCACAATCATCACAAATTGGAAAGGGGTCAGGCATGCGGGATTTACGTGAAAAGCTATCTGGGACTATGAATTCACAACCAGTGAATGCTGATCCACCTAGAAGGAAACTGGAGGCTGCTAAACTAGCTAGGAGAAGTGTTGCAGTTGAAGCTTCCGAGCCAGAGATTAAAAAGGTTGCTAGGGTGGCTCCTAGAAAAATGTCTCAGCAAAAGGCAT ATACTTCAATAGAAGGTTTTCTGCAATCAATAGGCCTTGAAAAATATCTCATTACTTTTCAAGCTGAGGAA GTTGATATGACAGCTCTAGTTCACATGAATGATGAGGATCTCAAGGCTATAGGAATACCAATG GGCCCAAGAAAGAAGATAATTTTGGCATTGGAATCTAGGGGCTGA
- the LOC110672536 gene encoding RPM1-interacting protein 4 has product MAQRSHVPKFGNWESEENVPYTAYFEKARKGRGGGKMINPNDPQENPDLSYDYAAPAQVPPSGGRVVSEEPTGQGAVRQAHERQRSREDGELRRFTESPARHDNVNRRASNEPAPQRYGGRGVSYGETHRRTGIQSVQSIGSDNSMEHSPLHHKAKISGRGSGAPSPAWEGKGSSDSSYGTPGRSRLKPKGDESPDKGAAVPKFGEWDENNPASADGYTHIFNKVREERQIGAGKVPGMPTESSMSNARKQTPSNSSKSCCFPWGRK; this is encoded by the exons ATGGCA CAACGTTCACATGTGCCAAAGTTTGGcaattgggaaagtgaagagaatgTTCCTTACACAGCCTACTTTGAAAAGGCTCGAAAGGGTCGAGGTGGGGGGAAGATGATAAATCCAAATGATCCCCAAGAGAATCCTGATTTAAGCTATGATTATGCAGCTCCAGCTCAAGTTCCCCCTTCTGGAGGCAGAGTTGTATCAGAGGAACCAACAGGGCAGGGAGCTGTTAGACAAGCACATGAGCGTCAAAGGAGCAGGGAAGATGGTGAGCTCAGACGGTTTACTGAGTCTCCAGCACGCCATGATAACGTGAATCGGAGAGCTAGCAATGAGCCAGCACCCCAGCGTTATGGTGGCCGTGGAGTAAGCTATGGTGAAACCCACAGACGAACTGGAATACAAAGCGTACAAAGCATTGGGTCCGATAACAGCATGGAGCATTCCCCACTCCATCATAAGGCCAAGATCTCTGGGAGAGGTAGTGGGGCTCCATCTCCTGCTTGGGAAGGAAAAGGTTCATCTGACAGTAGCTATGGTACTCCTGGAAGATCCCGGTTGAAACCAAAAGGCGATGAAAGT CCTGATAAGGGTGCTGCTGTTCCAAAATTTGGTGAGTGGGATGAGAATAACCCTGCATCTGCTGATGGCTATACTCACATTTTCAACAAAGTGAGGGAGGAAAGGCAAATTGGGGCAGGTAAAGTGCCTGGCATGCCAACTGAGTCATCTATGAGCAATGCTCGCAAGCAAACCCCCAGCAACAGCTCCAAG aGTTGCTGCTTTCCTTGGGGCAGAAAGTGA